A genome region from Maridesulfovibrio salexigens DSM 2638 includes the following:
- a CDS encoding BMP family ABC transporter substrate-binding protein has translation MRKVLLMAVVAAMSVMLASVAFAGAKKDKVKVGFVYISPVGDEGYSYAQDQGRKAIDALPWVETSYVESVAEGPDSERVVLNFARKGYDMVIGTSFGYMDPMVKVSKKFPKTAFMHCSGFKTTPNMSNYFGRMYQARYLTGIVAGMMTKSNVIGYVAAFPIPEVIRGINAFTLGVRSVNPEATVRVVWTKTWYDPALEKDAAISLLDMKADVITQHQDSPGPQEAAQERGKYSIAYNSDMSKMAPKAHLTAAVWNWAPLFKNAVEQLRDGVWQGNESLWWGMDQGIVDIAPYGPMVPQNVKDKVAEAKKAIVEGKNAIFVGPLKDQNGKEMVPAGKTMTDPEMLGMMWFVEGVIGNTK, from the coding sequence ATGCGTAAAGTTCTGCTTATGGCTGTTGTTGCAGCCATGTCCGTGATGCTGGCATCCGTTGCGTTTGCCGGTGCTAAGAAGGACAAAGTTAAAGTCGGTTTTGTTTACATTTCTCCCGTGGGTGACGAAGGTTACTCTTATGCACAGGATCAGGGCCGTAAGGCTATCGACGCCCTTCCCTGGGTTGAGACTTCCTATGTTGAATCCGTTGCTGAAGGTCCGGACTCCGAGCGCGTAGTACTGAACTTCGCACGTAAAGGTTACGACATGGTTATCGGTACCAGCTTCGGTTACATGGATCCCATGGTTAAAGTTTCCAAAAAATTTCCCAAGACCGCATTCATGCATTGCTCCGGTTTCAAAACCACCCCTAACATGAGCAACTACTTTGGCCGCATGTATCAGGCTCGTTACCTGACCGGTATCGTTGCTGGTATGATGACTAAGTCCAACGTAATCGGTTACGTTGCTGCTTTCCCCATCCCTGAAGTTATCCGCGGCATCAACGCTTTCACCCTCGGTGTACGTTCAGTTAACCCCGAAGCTACTGTTCGCGTAGTATGGACCAAGACCTGGTACGATCCTGCACTGGAAAAAGACGCAGCTATCTCTCTTCTGGATATGAAAGCTGACGTTATCACCCAGCATCAGGATTCCCCCGGTCCTCAGGAAGCAGCTCAGGAACGCGGCAAGTACTCCATTGCTTACAACTCCGATATGTCCAAAATGGCTCCCAAGGCTCACCTGACCGCTGCTGTCTGGAACTGGGCACCTCTCTTCAAGAATGCTGTTGAGCAGCTGCGTGACGGCGTTTGGCAGGGTAACGAGTCCCTGTGGTGGGGCATGGATCAGGGCATCGTAGATATCGCTCCTTACGGTCCCATGGTTCCCCAGAATGTTAAGGACAAAGTTGCTGAAGCCAAGAAAGCTATTGTTGAAGGCAAAAACGCAATTTTCGTAGGTCCCCTCAAGGACCAGAACGGTAAAGAAATGGTTCCGGCCGGAAAAACCATGACCGATCCCGAAATGCTCGGTATGATGTGGTTTGTTGAAGGCGTAATCGGAAACACCAAGTAA
- a CDS encoding amidohydrolase family protein, whose translation MYYDVHTHAFHPKIADKVIQQLHDHYGITAVGNGHPEDLLNRATRAGLDRVIIHTAATAPDQVIPANNWSIELAKSDERIVTFGTMHPDYADPEKEIARLERNGIKGLKFHPDFQGFFMDDRKFYRIMEMAQDRFVCMFHIGDRLPPEKNPSCPLKLKKLLQNFPRLKAIGAHMGGLYHWKMVAEELAGMDVYFDTSSCLPFMDKEVLYKIIERHPRERILFGSDYPLFDPQDSMKELQHALKLKDSELEQHMSAVEELLA comes from the coding sequence ATGTATTACGATGTTCATACTCATGCATTCCACCCTAAAATTGCCGACAAGGTAATCCAGCAACTCCACGACCACTACGGCATCACAGCAGTAGGCAACGGTCACCCTGAAGACCTTCTGAACCGCGCGACACGCGCAGGATTGGACAGGGTCATAATTCATACCGCTGCAACCGCCCCGGATCAGGTCATTCCTGCTAACAACTGGTCTATTGAACTGGCAAAATCAGACGAGCGCATTGTCACCTTCGGGACCATGCACCCGGATTATGCTGACCCGGAAAAAGAAATCGCAAGACTGGAACGAAACGGCATTAAGGGACTGAAATTCCACCCTGACTTTCAGGGCTTCTTTATGGATGACCGAAAATTCTACCGCATAATGGAAATGGCGCAGGACCGCTTTGTATGCATGTTCCACATAGGGGACAGGCTGCCACCGGAAAAGAATCCATCCTGTCCGCTCAAACTGAAGAAGCTGCTACAGAACTTCCCACGCCTCAAAGCCATCGGCGCACATATGGGCGGCTTGTACCATTGGAAAATGGTTGCCGAGGAACTGGCAGGAATGGATGTTTATTTCGATACATCAAGCTGCCTGCCCTTCATGGATAAGGAAGTACTTTACAAGATAATCGAAAGACACCCGCGCGAACGGATTCTGTTCGGCAGCGACTATCCGCTCTTTGATCCGCAGGATTCAATGAAAGAATTACAGCACGCACTCAAACTGAAAGACAGCGAACTGGAACAGCATATGAGCGCAGTAGAAGAATTACTCGCATAA
- a CDS encoding DUF2867 domain-containing protein: protein MSKSAAIVSSIPQLEKICADADHIYGVGFDSGRDMEDFLIRLMAYKPGWLTFLYKVRGVLAGVMGLKHDEFMDHGLEVSDYDFNRGGKVDFFDSVDFKADRFWIGAAEDKHLIGYIGVVSEPASAGLHHYHVFTIVHYKHWTGPVYFNLIRPFSHLVVYFMGKHAAKE from the coding sequence ATGAGTAAGTCAGCAGCAATTGTAAGTTCAATTCCCCAATTGGAGAAAATCTGCGCTGATGCAGATCATATCTACGGAGTGGGCTTTGACAGTGGGCGCGATATGGAAGATTTTCTGATCCGATTGATGGCCTATAAACCGGGGTGGCTTACTTTTCTTTACAAAGTCAGAGGCGTGCTGGCCGGAGTGATGGGGCTGAAACATGATGAGTTCATGGATCACGGTCTTGAAGTCTCTGACTATGATTTTAACCGTGGCGGCAAGGTGGATTTTTTTGATTCAGTTGATTTTAAAGCTGATCGATTTTGGATCGGCGCGGCCGAGGATAAGCATCTTATAGGATATATCGGCGTAGTTTCAGAACCTGCTTCAGCTGGTTTACATCATTACCATGTGTTTACAATCGTGCATTACAAACATTGGACCGGGCCTGTTTATTTCAATCTGATAAGGCCGTTCAGCCACTTGGTGGTCTATTTTATGGGTAAGCACGCTGCAAAAGAATAA
- a CDS encoding pyridoxamine 5'-phosphate oxidase family protein, with the protein MQSDILWNEVEELFGQVKHASLGTVDADGFPRISPIGSVSFTGEGKGYYFEKFPKTMRENIERDARMTLMAAHPGAGFWIKSLWKGRFPSQPALRLFCRTGGRRKATQSEIDHFLGKVSMYRFFKGHALLWKDMNMVREFEVVRIEGLEAGRMNP; encoded by the coding sequence ATGCAGTCAGATATTTTATGGAATGAAGTTGAAGAGCTTTTTGGCCAAGTGAAGCATGCGTCACTCGGCACAGTAGATGCTGATGGTTTTCCTAGGATTTCACCTATCGGCTCAGTGTCATTCACAGGAGAGGGTAAGGGATATTATTTTGAAAAATTTCCAAAAACGATGCGTGAAAACATTGAACGTGATGCTCGTATGACCCTTATGGCAGCGCATCCGGGAGCGGGATTTTGGATTAAATCTTTGTGGAAAGGGCGGTTTCCATCTCAGCCTGCACTTAGGCTTTTTTGCAGGACAGGGGGGCGTCGAAAGGCTACTCAGAGCGAGATTGATCATTTCCTTGGCAAAGTAAGCATGTACCGTTTTTTTAAAGGACATGCTTTGCTTTGGAAAGACATGAATATGGTTCGTGAGTTTGAGGTGGTGCGCATTGAAGGTCTTGAAGCAGGGAGGATGAATCCATGA
- a CDS encoding ABC transporter permease — MLESFIVPLLAATVQSGTPILYATLGEILTEKGGVLNLGVEGMMSMAAFAAFFVTLTTGNPWLGFIAGGIAGTFMAALHGIVCITCLGNQVVSGLALTILGVGLCNFLGTPYIGTATEGFDKFSFPVLSSLPYIGDIFFKQDALVYVSYLVPMLFMLFINRTSLGLAISAVGEKPAAAAAVGLKAIRLRWIALLGGGFFIGLGGSYLSLAYTHLWANGLSGGRGWIAVALVIFAFWRPGRAVFGAYLFGGVMAFQLRLQAVGTHIPSSLLLMLPYALTILVLIFSAMRGRSGNAPAHLGINIEPEG, encoded by the coding sequence ATGTTGGAAAGTTTTATTGTCCCCCTGCTGGCTGCCACTGTGCAGTCCGGTACACCGATCCTCTACGCTACTCTTGGTGAAATTCTCACTGAGAAGGGCGGAGTGCTCAACCTCGGTGTCGAAGGTATGATGAGCATGGCGGCTTTTGCGGCCTTTTTTGTTACTCTGACCACTGGAAATCCGTGGCTTGGATTCATAGCCGGAGGTATTGCCGGAACATTTATGGCTGCGCTGCACGGTATTGTTTGTATTACCTGCCTCGGCAACCAGGTTGTTTCCGGTCTGGCGTTGACCATCCTCGGTGTGGGGCTTTGTAACTTCCTTGGCACTCCGTATATCGGTACCGCTACTGAGGGTTTTGACAAGTTCAGCTTTCCCGTGCTTTCCTCCCTCCCTTATATCGGGGATATCTTCTTCAAGCAGGACGCCCTTGTCTATGTTTCTTATCTGGTTCCTATGCTGTTTATGCTCTTCATTAACCGCACCAGTCTCGGTCTGGCTATCTCTGCCGTAGGTGAGAAGCCCGCTGCAGCCGCAGCCGTGGGACTCAAAGCCATTCGCCTGCGCTGGATTGCTCTGCTTGGCGGTGGCTTTTTTATTGGTCTGGGCGGTTCTTATCTTTCCCTTGCCTACACCCACCTCTGGGCCAACGGCCTTTCCGGTGGACGCGGCTGGATCGCTGTTGCATTGGTTATTTTTGCTTTCTGGAGACCGGGACGTGCTGTTTTCGGTGCTTACCTTTTTGGTGGAGTCATGGCATTCCAGCTCCGTTTGCAGGCTGTAGGAACCCATATCCCGTCATCCTTACTGCTGATGCTGCCTTATGCGCTGACTATTTTGGTGCTGATCTTCTCCGCTATGCGGGGACGCAGCGGTAATGCTCCCGCACACCTGGGAATCAACATCGAGCCTGAAGGATAG
- a CDS encoding ABC transporter ATP-binding protein gives MSSHQDFTRPECQKATGFEGCAPLISLKGITKRFGKVVANNNISLDLYPGRIKALLGENGAGKSTLMSMLAGRFRPDEGYIEVDGKRVDFSNSKDAIKAGVGMVYQHFMLVDTMTVAQNVLLGQEGGFFVNPKEMEARVRKLAEDYELEIDPSAKVSTLSMGEKQRVEILKLLYRESRVLIFDEPTAVLTPREAFRLFEALWAMTRQGKSVVFISHKLEEVMAIADEVAILRRGNIDAEVPRDKITSKADLACRMVGKEVILEVDKEEVEVGEKVLEVKNMTGIGLRDINLDVRKGEVVAIVGVAGNGQQELVEGVCGMRKPPKDTIFIMGKPWRKFFAEMTWNNSMSYIPEDRLDLATARNLDLVDNLLLTTRQGFSAGPLLQHDKAAKVAEELVEEYDVRPGRIRALAWQLSGGNLQKMVLARELYRQPHLIVAEQPTQGLDISATEEVWNRLLEARKMAGVLLVTGDLGEALQLADRVAVMYCGQIMDEFSVNDKAKVDNIGLLMAGVRE, from the coding sequence ATGAGTTCACATCAGGATTTCACCCGTCCCGAATGCCAGAAGGCTACCGGTTTTGAAGGTTGCGCTCCGCTTATTTCTTTGAAGGGCATTACCAAGCGCTTCGGTAAGGTTGTCGCTAACAATAATATTTCACTTGATCTCTATCCCGGCCGCATCAAGGCACTGCTTGGTGAGAACGGAGCGGGTAAGAGTACTCTTATGTCCATGCTTGCAGGGCGTTTCCGTCCTGACGAAGGATATATTGAAGTTGACGGCAAGCGCGTTGACTTCTCCAACTCCAAAGACGCCATTAAAGCCGGGGTCGGAATGGTTTACCAGCATTTCATGCTGGTCGATACCATGACCGTAGCCCAGAACGTGCTGCTTGGTCAGGAAGGCGGTTTCTTCGTCAACCCCAAGGAGATGGAAGCAAGGGTACGTAAGCTTGCAGAAGATTATGAACTTGAGATCGATCCTTCCGCCAAAGTTTCAACCCTTTCTATGGGTGAGAAACAGCGCGTGGAAATTCTCAAGCTCCTTTATCGTGAGAGCAGGGTGTTGATTTTCGATGAACCCACCGCGGTTCTCACTCCCCGCGAAGCTTTCCGTCTTTTCGAAGCTCTCTGGGCAATGACCCGTCAGGGCAAGTCTGTAGTCTTCATCAGCCACAAGCTTGAAGAAGTTATGGCCATTGCCGATGAGGTCGCTATTTTGCGCCGTGGTAACATCGATGCCGAGGTTCCCCGCGACAAGATTACTTCCAAGGCTGATCTGGCTTGCCGCATGGTTGGTAAGGAAGTCATCCTTGAAGTGGACAAGGAAGAGGTTGAGGTCGGCGAGAAGGTTCTGGAAGTAAAGAATATGACCGGAATCGGCTTGCGCGATATTAATCTTGATGTGCGCAAAGGTGAGGTTGTTGCTATTGTCGGTGTTGCCGGTAACGGACAACAGGAGCTTGTGGAAGGTGTTTGCGGTATGCGCAAGCCTCCCAAAGATACAATTTTTATCATGGGCAAGCCGTGGCGGAAGTTCTTTGCTGAAATGACTTGGAATAATTCCATGTCTTACATTCCTGAAGACCGTCTTGATCTTGCTACTGCCCGCAACCTTGATCTGGTGGATAACCTGCTTTTAACCACCCGTCAGGGATTTTCCGCAGGGCCGCTGTTGCAGCACGATAAAGCTGCCAAGGTGGCTGAAGAGCTGGTCGAGGAATATGATGTCCGTCCCGGCCGTATTCGCGCTCTGGCATGGCAGCTTTCCGGTGGTAACTTGCAGAAGATGGTGCTGGCACGTGAACTTTACCGTCAGCCGCATCTTATCGTTGCGGAACAGCCTACACAGGGGCTGGATATTTCTGCTACCGAGGAAGTCTGGAACAGACTTCTTGAGGCCCGCAAAATGGCCGGTGTCCTGCTCGTGACTGGAGATCTTGGCGAAGCGTTGCAGTTGGCTGACCGTGTGGCTGTCATGTATTGTGGCCAGATCATGGATGAATTCTCAGTTAATGATAAAGCGAAAGTAGACAACATTGGTTTGCTTATGGCCGGTGTGCGCGAGTAG
- a CDS encoding ABC transporter permease — MLGYRLQKRDEPWNWGAPIIIVGALVLSFGISALLLELQGKSAVQGLLVLWQGSFGASWALEDALLKSIPIFLCALGVATAFRMQVWNIGAEGQFALGAIGATWAALTFPDLPGFLLMPLMFICAAIFGAFWAYVPAILRLKLQVNEIISTLMLNYIAILLLQYLVFGAWKDPASFGFPVTPEFTPGAIIGQIGDSRLHWGFAVCVGSGIAMWAFMRFTRLGFEIKVAGEGERIAMYSRLPYGMLTILVMAISGALAGWAGCIEASATINRLQPSIMVGYGYTAIVVAWLARLHPLYIGISAYLLAALRVGVENMQLELQTPASFGSIMEGLILMSVLAGQMLVTYKIVKKK; from the coding sequence ATGTTGGGTTATCGCTTACAAAAGCGTGACGAACCCTGGAACTGGGGCGCCCCGATTATTATCGTGGGCGCTCTGGTTCTATCTTTCGGGATCAGCGCGCTCCTGCTTGAATTGCAGGGAAAATCTGCTGTACAAGGACTCCTCGTGCTCTGGCAGGGGTCTTTTGGTGCTTCATGGGCTTTGGAAGATGCCCTTTTAAAATCTATTCCCATTTTTCTCTGTGCACTGGGTGTAGCTACTGCCTTCAGGATGCAGGTCTGGAATATCGGGGCTGAAGGCCAGTTTGCGCTCGGCGCAATCGGGGCTACATGGGCCGCGCTTACTTTTCCTGATCTGCCCGGCTTCCTGCTCATGCCGCTCATGTTTATCTGCGCTGCGATATTCGGGGCTTTCTGGGCTTACGTCCCGGCCATTCTGCGGCTCAAATTGCAGGTCAATGAGATTATCTCCACCCTGATGCTCAACTACATTGCTATCCTGCTGCTTCAATACCTCGTGTTCGGCGCATGGAAAGACCCGGCCAGTTTCGGTTTTCCGGTTACTCCCGAATTTACTCCCGGTGCTATCATCGGTCAGATCGGCGATTCCCGTCTGCACTGGGGTTTTGCGGTTTGTGTCGGTTCCGGTATTGCTATGTGGGCGTTCATGCGTTTTACCCGCCTCGGGTTCGAGATCAAGGTTGCGGGGGAAGGCGAGCGTATCGCTATGTACTCCCGCCTGCCGTACGGAATGCTGACCATTCTTGTTATGGCTATCTCCGGCGCATTGGCTGGATGGGCCGGATGCATTGAAGCTTCTGCCACCATCAACAGGCTGCAGCCCTCCATCATGGTCGGCTACGGTTACACTGCTATTGTTGTTGCATGGCTTGCCAGACTGCATCCCCTGTACATAGGTATTTCCGCTTACCTGCTCGCAGCACTGCGCGTAGGTGTTGAGAATATGCAGCTTGAATTGCAGACCCCGGCATCTTTCGGTTCCATTATGGAAGGGCTGATTCTCATGTCCGTTCTTGCGGGACAGATGCTGGTTACATATAAGATTGTTAAGAAGAAGTAG
- a CDS encoding GGDEF domain-containing protein: MRFQDAARLRYKITIPLILVLALAALYLFHTIVIERKNLLDTQNLLSGLRTTSVEILTAPAGMQHESTIRIFKSILEELQSYPADSRLTNLLNNEESNFFASADTFLKAAASGDNKVINIATRELDSSIGMVSGDINKISDDLHVNMVKYEYGILFMICILAALHHFLVDSPMREELIRCAREKEVSKSTIKKLAERDTLTNLPGRMKFYEEAEKAVSSATRYGSDLALIKMDIHDFKTINQKHGQKAGDKILAGFARVVRKNLRRPDSFFRVGGDKFIILAPHTSATNAKNLTEKINKLVSTTKLLKTIPFMMNTGIAMCDQGETGESLLKKVDLALNESKKYGPGTVYTHPEPVKPTEK; encoded by the coding sequence ATGAGATTTCAGGATGCCGCCCGATTGCGTTACAAAATAACCATCCCGCTTATTCTTGTGCTGGCTCTCGCTGCACTTTATCTTTTTCACACTATAGTAATAGAACGCAAAAACCTGCTGGATACCCAGAATCTACTCAGCGGATTGCGCACAACATCCGTAGAAATACTGACAGCACCCGCAGGCATGCAGCATGAATCGACTATAAGGATTTTCAAATCCATTCTTGAAGAATTACAAAGCTACCCTGCGGACAGCCGCTTAACCAATCTGCTGAACAACGAAGAGTCCAACTTTTTTGCTTCGGCGGACACTTTTCTTAAAGCCGCTGCATCAGGCGACAATAAAGTGATTAACATCGCTACACGGGAACTGGATTCATCCATAGGCATGGTTTCAGGAGATATCAACAAGATCTCTGACGACCTTCATGTAAACATGGTGAAATATGAATATGGAATCCTTTTCATGATCTGCATCCTCGCGGCATTGCACCACTTCCTTGTAGACTCCCCCATGCGAGAAGAATTAATCAGATGCGCCCGTGAAAAGGAAGTCAGCAAATCAACTATCAAAAAACTTGCTGAAAGGGATACCCTGACCAACCTTCCCGGCAGGATGAAATTCTACGAGGAAGCGGAAAAGGCTGTATCCTCCGCTACAAGATACGGCTCAGACCTCGCCCTAATAAAAATGGATATTCACGACTTTAAAACCATCAACCAAAAACACGGTCAGAAGGCCGGCGATAAAATTCTGGCAGGATTTGCGCGTGTGGTACGCAAAAATTTAAGACGACCGGACAGCTTCTTCCGTGTTGGAGGTGATAAGTTCATCATCCTCGCTCCGCATACAAGTGCAACTAATGCCAAGAATCTTACTGAAAAAATCAACAAGCTTGTTTCGACGACTAAACTCCTGAAGACTATTCCTTTCATGATGAATACCGGAATCGCCATGTGCGATCAGGGGGAAACAGGAGAATCCCTGCTCAAAAAAGTCGATCTGGCTTTGAATGAATCCAAGAAATATGGTCCCGGAACCGTTTACACCCACCCAGAACCTGTAAAACCTACTGAGAAATAA
- a CDS encoding TetR/AcrR family transcriptional regulator, whose translation MTKKTEKNESRHCAADLLGAGLKLLETDSVQQLTIDALCRKLKVTKGSFYHHFKNRADFLERMLEHWVKGWTLASIEAADEGVDAVERFNLIVEKSHKLPSGTETSIRAWALHDPLAQKCIEQVDSMRIEYLRSIFEEVGGDHERAVLLSKISYSMFLGVRMMGDNISEDDHSRILKTMKQELYKIPAK comes from the coding sequence ATGACAAAGAAAACGGAGAAGAATGAATCCCGGCATTGTGCTGCAGATTTGCTTGGTGCGGGATTGAAGTTGCTTGAAACTGACAGTGTACAGCAACTCACGATTGATGCCCTTTGCCGGAAATTAAAAGTTACGAAGGGCTCGTTTTACCATCACTTCAAGAATCGCGCAGATTTTCTGGAGAGGATGCTTGAGCATTGGGTGAAGGGCTGGACGCTTGCCAGTATCGAAGCAGCAGACGAGGGCGTTGATGCCGTTGAACGCTTCAATTTGATAGTCGAAAAATCGCATAAGCTGCCATCAGGGACAGAAACCAGTATCAGGGCGTGGGCTTTACATGATCCGCTTGCACAGAAGTGTATCGAGCAGGTTGACAGTATGCGAATTGAATATTTGCGTTCTATTTTTGAAGAGGTCGGCGGAGATCATGAACGGGCAGTGCTGCTTTCAAAAATAAGTTACTCAATGTTTCTTGGTGTTCGCATGATGGGGGACAATATCTCGGAAGATGACCACAGCCGTATTCTCAAAACAATGAAGCAGGAGTTGTACAAAATTCCTGCGAAATAA
- the gpt gene encoding xanthine phosphoribosyltransferase — protein sequence MYPISWEQLHRDCRALSWRLLEKGPFEGILAITRGGLVPAAILARELDIRLIDTVCISTYDWKVQEKKATVLKDFKGDGEGWLLVDDLVDTGGTARLVREMVPKAHFATVYAKPEGRPLVDTFITEVSQDTWILFPWDSETQFAQPIVKVSQENNS from the coding sequence ATGTACCCCATTTCATGGGAACAGCTGCACCGGGATTGCAGGGCTTTGTCCTGGCGGTTGCTCGAAAAAGGTCCTTTTGAAGGTATCCTTGCCATTACCCGCGGCGGACTTGTTCCTGCGGCGATTCTGGCTCGCGAACTCGATATAAGACTTATCGACACCGTCTGCATTTCCACTTATGATTGGAAAGTTCAGGAAAAGAAAGCCACTGTGCTTAAAGATTTCAAAGGCGATGGAGAAGGCTGGCTTCTGGTCGACGATCTCGTTGATACCGGAGGCACCGCCAGACTGGTCCGGGAAATGGTTCCCAAGGCCCATTTCGCCACGGTTTACGCCAAACCGGAAGGCCGTCCTTTAGTGGATACCTTCATCACAGAAGTAAGTCAGGATACTTGGATTCTCTTCCCGTGGGACAGCGAAACTCAATTTGCACAGCCCATCGTGAAGGTTTCTCAGGAAAACAATAGTTAA
- a CDS encoding cytochrome c3 family protein — translation MKTNFLYVGAAVVFAVLVIVYSTATSNLSEEIASISGNEKVEIVSEELVVRFPVNLEFKRPEVLNQVRFTPVKFSHFDHQDVNCSKCHHTWDGKSQIKSCAAPGCHDNLKQKAAPHSYFKAFHTLQSDISCRGCHVKMNKAGETDIATAPCANNACHPKQERAHN, via the coding sequence ATGAAGACTAATTTTCTGTATGTTGGAGCGGCTGTTGTCTTTGCCGTTCTCGTAATTGTGTACTCAACTGCGACCAGCAATCTTAGTGAGGAGATTGCAAGCATTTCCGGTAATGAGAAAGTAGAAATCGTTTCCGAAGAGCTGGTTGTAAGGTTTCCCGTAAATCTCGAATTCAAACGTCCTGAAGTGCTGAATCAGGTTCGGTTTACTCCGGTCAAATTCTCTCACTTTGACCATCAGGACGTTAACTGTTCTAAGTGTCACCACACTTGGGATGGTAAGTCTCAGATCAAAAGCTGTGCAGCTCCCGGTTGTCACGACAACCTGAAACAGAAAGCAGCACCTCACTCTTACTTCAAGGCGTTCCATACCCTTCAGAGTGACATCAGCTGTCGTGGTTGCCATGTGAAGATGAACAAGGCTGGCGAGACTGACATCGCTACTGCTCCTTGTGCAAACAACGCATGTCACCCCAAGCAGGAAAGAGCACACAACTAG